Proteins encoded within one genomic window of Glycine soja cultivar W05 chromosome 1, ASM419377v2, whole genome shotgun sequence:
- the LOC114413115 gene encoding auxin-responsive protein SAUR36-like, with protein sequence MSKNRGFNLRRRLIRVSKWIFRKIRTRAPREYHCLGDSPPSPMVKLLTWGRKLTAGAKSRLKVASGSGYAQLGTDPDPSVPKGHLAVYVGQKDGELHRVLVPVIYFNHPLFGELLKQAEEEFGFHHEGGITIPCRFTEFERVKTRIASGSRRGTRPKRLAWR encoded by the coding sequence ATGTCCAAGAACCGCGGATTCAACCTCAGGAGGCGCCTCATCCGGGTCTCGAAATGGATCTTCAGGAAGATACGGACGCGGGCTCCACGCGAGTACCATTGCCTGGGTGACTCTCCTCCGTCACCCATGGTGAAGCTCCTTACGTGGGGCCGCAAGCTGACAGCGGGTGCCAAGTCCCGCTTGAAAGTGGCGTCCGGATCCGGTTATGCCCAATTAGGAACCGATCCGGACCCGAGTGTGCCGAAGGGGCACCTGGCCGTGTACGTAGGGCAGAAGGACGGCGAGTTGCACCGTGTTCTGGTGCCGGTAATATACTTCAACCACCCTTTGTTTGGAGAATTGCTGAAGCAGGCGGAGGAGGAGTTCGGGTTCCACCACGAAGGGGGAATCACCATCCCGTGCCGGTTCACCGAGTTTGAACGGGTGAAGACCCGAATTGCATCCGGATCTCGCAGAGGCACCCGTCCGAAAAGATTGGCCTGGCGCTGA